Within Lolium rigidum isolate FL_2022 chromosome 5, APGP_CSIRO_Lrig_0.1, whole genome shotgun sequence, the genomic segment CGCATGCCATATATGCAATATGGAGGTAAGTTAGTCTTGCAGTTCTGCTAAGATCTTGCAAgcttgagaaccaacctgagattgggtggttaggagggtggttgtacccccagcccaccagagttcaaaccccaggtttggcatctgtgtgtctcataaaagcggaatattcattcagtgggaggcgacgttcccgtcgacagcgaggcgcctgtggtgacttcatcaatttcaagatccaatccgccggctcagtcttccggaggtgctcataggggtagggtgtgcgtgtgtgttcataggggtgagtgtatgcgcgtatgtgagcgtctgcgtttgtactgtgtttctaaaaaaaaaagatctTGCAAGCTTTTGTGTATCTTAAAATTTGACTGTAATTATGCATAACAACAACCAAAAGCTTTTTTTGGTGAACTGATGAAATAAATCCTCTAGGGTACTAATACAACACTTTTGGTATGCTGGCCATAACCACTTCAAAATTCTCTAGATTTTTGGTTCATAGTTTCTCATCACGTGTCAAAATGTGATAGTGATACATGATGATTGTCATGTCATCTAACTTCCGTGTGGATActattccttttcttttttcagcTATAAGGTTTAGAAATTTGCCTGAGTTAGTGGTACATTAACAATTTGCTCATTAACTGACAACCACTCTGTTTCATTTGTCTGTGAAGTGACAATTTTAATTTCAAAAGAAACCACATGCCTGCTGgattactctctctctctctctctcccgcgaCGATAGCTCCAAGCACCATTGCCGCCCTATCGTTCCCATAGAGGTTTGCGATTTTTTAGCCATCTTGATTGTTGCATACCCTGGATCCACAGTTGATGATGGTTGCCTCTCAATGTCTTGTTCGTGTCGTCTTGTGGTTGTATGGCCATGTTTTTCAAGTCTTTGTTAAGCTTGGTTGTGGGTGTGTGATTTATGTGAGCTTGgctctgttgttgttgttgttgtttttcgtccgattttctcctaaaagcTACACATTTTTTTCTTAATTAATAAATGAGGCAAAACTTTTACCTCCGTTTAAAAAATAGTTTTAATTTCATATGTATTAATTTTTAGTTAGATATTCATTAAATTTTGTGGTGAACATTCTTGGTACTCCCTTTCATATTCACTAGCATAaatgggcgcggcggcacgccgcgccgattGTACAATGATATAGTGTAAATAGTTTTAAAACCACACTTGAATTGATACAAGTAATGAATACTTTGTTATTTAAATAATGTGTTTTAAGGTGGTTAATTTTTTTTATACAATTACGTGCTTAAAAAGTTGATCCTAAGAATGGTGTAAATAAGCGCATCAAAAGACACAAAAATTAACTCTGGTAATAATAATTGGTACTCACACAAAAATTAAGTCTAGTAATAATAACTAAGATTTTGAAGAGTAACCACATCCATATTGTGGAGAAAGCTCACTCAGGCGACTGAACAAGTAAATACAGTTGCGCTCATGATTGGGATTCCGTTTATGGCGTGAGGTGAAGTTAGAAGCATGTACTCACACAATAATTGGTAAATAAGCAAGCATCAGAAAGACTCAGCTCTCTGTCTTATTTCCATTTATGTTGGATTCGAGACTTTACATGTCACACAATTAATCAACAAACCAGTACATGAATTCATCAGTTTCTAGGAGAAGCTCACAAGTTCTTGGAGAAAAAAGAAAGACAAGTAGGATTATATTAagaaaagtattacaaatattcaTCTTTCTAAGGTGTCGCAAAAGAATTTACGTTGAAGAAGTTAAGCTATATGTTTGTCGTCTTCGCCCTATCATGATCAAACTGTTTTAGGACGTGGCAGTAATTCACTTGGAAAAGAAGCGGAAAAACTTATTCAGTAAAAACAACTtctatgtttcaaaaaaaaaagctactATTTTTTTTCTGTATTTGCCAAAATAATGTACGTTCACCAGTTATCTAAATGATGCAAATGTGAGATGCCAAGGACAATCCTGTACGCGATAGACATTCAGAAACAACTTGACTGGGCATAACATAGTGGGGAGTTGAAGAGTAAAACTATATAAAGAAAGCTATGTGACGGAACACAGCTACACTCCCACCAAGAGAACAATCAACGATGCAGATTTTTAGCCCAAGTGCTTTCGTTGatacaaaaatataaataattgAACAAGGATGCAAAAGATAGTACCAAATAAATGGTTGGTTGATCTGAATTTTCCATGCCCATGCAAATAGAGAAGAACCAATAACTTCAAGGaatcaagaaaaaaaaatcagacaATGCTCCCTCTATGTTGTCCTCTCACACTAAAATATGTAGAGTTTGTCAATGTCTTTTTTAATCTGATCGGGCAAAAAAATTCTTATTGAACAAATGAAAGAACAACTACATTATTACAAACTAAAACTACTGAAACTTTTTTGTATTGCATGAACCTGAATGGTAATATCAACATACATTGAATGCTCACTCTCGAGATGGTCCGAGAGCAACAACCCATGTTCGGGGACATgaggaaagaagaagaaacaacaaTCTCCAACCGCAAGGACATGAGGAGCGGAAAAATCACCTTGCCTCAAGTAAGCGTGAAGGTGGACCACGCGGAAGCCGTGCGAAAAAAATGGCTCAGCCCAAAGCTGAGAATCTGCCTCACCTTCCTTGTTAACAGAAGAAACCCTAATCGACCTGGAACACTCCGGATAGATAGCGTAGAACAACAACCCGAAGGAGGGACACCTCACCCGGGTTAACAACACACCACAACTCAAAAAACAAAGCACAAGATCTTGCATTCAGAATAAAAATCTTCTATGAAACAAAGAAGGATGACAATAAAAAGAAGTTGAATGTAAATAACCGTGAAACCATGAGGAAGGGCTTACCCTCAAGACCTATCATGAAATACTTGGTCATTTTGTTATCATTCTCTCCGTGAGATACATGGCAGaggatatctttttttttttgaggaaaagtAGGATATCTACCATAAAGACCAAGTGCTCCATTGACACACAATGCATAGATATCCCAATGTGGTGGTGAAGAGGATGTCTTAGTCCTAGATCATGACTCTGATGGTGGAAAATACATCATATTGCGCTTGTTCTAGCAATTCAAGTAAACCTAGAAGTTGATTTTCAGTCTATCTTACTGTCCCTCCTTCCTGTAAGAGTTCCATCAAGGTGACACTACATGTGGTTTTACAATCATTCAGTGATATCTTAAGAGACAGATGGGAGCACGATTATGGCATACCACTTAGAGCAATAAATTAACAAATGATAGCAATTGATTTTATATGTACCATCAGGCTTAACAATTAACATACAATTATTGTAAATCAAAACAATAAATAAACATTTAATTGGCTTTACAATTTGGTTTGCAGAAGTATTTTCCTACATTTTGTCATATAAAAGGCAATTGACTTCAAACGTACTACCTCTGGACGCAATTAATTGACGCGTCTGTCCGCGAAAGACGTGCGTGCACAGccctccctccgcgtcgattaaatccgaccggagggagtatacaaTTGCAGCGaaagaaatttaaaaaaaaaatcgaaagggCTGATCAGTACATTCGGGACCTGCTCTAGCATTTAAAATTGTAATAGAAACTCCTGAGTGATGAGAGCATATCACTGGCTTGCGCCATTTGATGTCTCACTACCTGCTATAAGAACAATATCATGTAGAGCTGATTGTAAATTAATCATTACAAAGGAAATTAGGGAGGATTTGACCCAAGAAAATTATCGGAAATAATCGAAAAAATTGTTCCATCCATAATCAAAAGAGGAAATATAACCAATGTTATAACTTATAATACACACGATAGTTTAATCTAGAGCTGCCAGCTTGCCTAAACACGCTGAAAGCAAATTATTTGTACATTCTGATTACAAAGAATACATGGACAATCAAGTTGAGAGAAATGGCATACAGTTATCAGAAGTAGCTATCTAATTTTTACTTGTAAATTAATCCGATGTTTACTTATTAGCCCCTACAATTTTGGTATTCCGAATGAAAAGAAAATCAGCACTTGCAGTCGGCTAAGAAGTAGTCGTGATCCTCGCCGTTTTCAATCTATAATGCATTATCATGCTGAAAAATGAATGTACACCGCACAGaatcttcaaaaaaaaatacGATTTAGAGAAGAAAAAGCATGAGCGTTGTCGTGCTAGTGGGGGATTCGCTCTTACACCCTTAGATAAGGTTAGGGCTATTTTACCGCTGATGGCACTGAGATTAGGTTGAGGCTGTTCTACCGCTTATGACCCTgagattaggttgaggttgttctACTGCTCATGACAACAGTTGTGTGGCATTCCTGTGCTTGAGTCACATCAGTTAGTCTTTAATTGGATTACATTCATGTGCTTTTACTGAGACTTGCATTACTTCTATTCTTATAATGTTAAAACTTTACCCCATACTTGGGGTAGTTTCCTAACTCTTAGAATTATAATACTGAAGAAATCCTAAAAGATACACATTTCAGCTAGCATTGTTACCATACATGTAAGATTTAACAATATCAAAGGTATCATACCATGTTTAGCTGTGCATGGATAGTATTTACGCATGGATCAACTAAATTGGCTGGAGTAAATATGCCAATCCCAATCACCATTTCGGGAAAAGATATGACAATAGCAAGAAGTATTTCAAACAGGGTAGAACGTAATGCATGAATCGTGATTACAATGTCAATGAAAAATAGAAATGTTCACACAGTTATAATCCATATCAAGCCGGTGTCGGGTTCCTAACTGTTCATGACAATAGAATATCACCATGCGACTACATTTATCAAGACAACACCTCTGCTGCAAGAGAATGCCAACCCACAAAAGAATATGATAATTATATATGGACCCTTAAAAAATATGTAGTCATGGACTTCAGCTTCAGAGTTTGATAAAGAGCTGGCCCAAGAGGAATAACCCGTGCTCAGGGTTCTGGTTAACAATTGCCGGTGCCACTCTGTAGGTTTGAACAGAAGTATGGGATCATAAGTTAGGTAGCTCTGTTCTCATGTGCTCCATACAATGCGGGAACTGCACCAAGGTCATGAGCTTGGTTCCACAACCTGGGATCTCTTGGAGCTCCGTAGATTGCCTTCATGTACTTGTTGGATGACCGGAGAGGTCGTTAAAGGTTCAGAGTCAGACCTATTAACGTTCCTTCCGACGTGTGTTGCAGAATTTCCTGCCAAACGCCAACAACAAAATTAATTTAGCATCATTTGCATAGTACCATACAAACTAATTGAGAAAAGCTGAAGGAGGATAAATTACACTCGTTATTTGTCCAGATCAAAAATTCACTCGGTTGCAAAAAATCAAAATATCTCGTGTGTCTATTGTTGGCCTTCAGCCTCAAGTTGTTATCTTGAAATAACAAAGCAACCGCATAGTTGAGATCAATTACTGAATGCTAAAGAATTGCAAGCAAAGAACCTGAGCACAGTTGAAACTTGTAAAGTTCAGTAATCAAACCTGTAAGTCCATGTGTCAGGAATATGTATAGCTTGGAGTTTTAAATATATAACAGGAAGAGTATTCTTCTAAGAACAACAAATTAGTTACTCCATGTTTGTTCTGCCGGACTAAAATACCGAAGATTGTTCAGGTCACTTTTTCCCACTTGTTGTACAAACAAACTCTTATATTACAGAAGGCAAGATTAACTATGTTACTACATAACTAAAACTATATCTACAATATAGAGGTGGTTGGAGACAATAAGGGGAGTCACAACGTGAGCAAGGGATGTCCATTAGATGGATTGTGCAGCGTTAGGAGTTTACCCAATCACCTCATGACTCTCTCTGAGACACTACATTTCCACTCGCAGTAGCACTCACAAGTCTCCTACCAGGATAAAGAGAAACGAAAAGTGAATGTGCTGCAAAAGGGAATCACATGCAAAAAGAGAGATATAGAAATAAACAGATTTATTTTGAGCACCCTGTTTCCACCTTCCTCTAATATGTACTAAAGATCACACATGGAAACAATGTTTCTGAAGTGTGAGCATTAGGGCATTTTTACCTCAACCAGAAGATTGCAGAAGATACAGGTCACGTGGCAGCTCTTCGCTGGTCTCTAACATGTCCTAGGTACCTAGTACAATCAGTAGAAAGAAATTGGAATGGCCAGGATATAATAGCATTGAGTTTCTACTCTTTCTAGTGATCTACGATCTTAGGCTACTGAAGCCTGAGAGATCCTGAGAGTTCTTGGCAGCTGAGCGATCAATGTATGGCTTTTATGCTATCCTAATACATCACTAACCACTCTTATATGAATTCACCACTAACCACTCTAACATAACTTTCTTGGCATTAATATACCATCTTACAGTTCCTGCTGTCATGACAGAATTCCAACAGCAAGAGATCGAAAAGAACGGATGCAAACACAAATATGATTATATACCAtatagaattttttttgaaaaaccgGTGTAATATAATAGATCATCAATCAATGGTAAAACACAGATTCAACTGGTTGATATGAGATACGTAGAAACAAGAGAACAATTGCATTGAGTAATGGTTTTATTATTTCTTAAATGGCATACATTACTTCAGTAGATCTATTTTCTAGAATTATGCAAATTTTAGCTAGAACTGAAGAAGCACGAATGAAATAGTACATTTACCATTGTATATATATCTTTCTTTTCCAAAACTTTACTATCATATAGAAGTTGGTACATTGTTCTAGGCTTTCATACATACACATAATAAAGCTACATGAGACAGATATTAGTTACAGTCTTGTCTAACTATAGATGAAATTATAGTTTCTATACTAATTATATGCTCCTGCAATTTTCTTCTAAGGAAAATGGATCATTACCTATTTAATTTAGAGTAAATAGCGTTAGGGGCACCACATAAACCAAACCAATTCAGTGGACGGAAACTAAAAAACTGTGGCTGAACCAAACCTATCTGTCCAAACTGTTAAAAATTGGAGCAAAGCAACACTCCATGAAACCTCTCAAATCTATATGTGTCATCGTGAATCCCTGCGTTCCATGTGGACCCTAGATGAATACCACGGAGACCTTGCATGCCTCCTCATCCTAGAAAATCGACAACCAAGCGTGGCTGCTCCACGAACCCCACTGTCCGTAGTGACATAGAACTCCATCATGATGCACCAAGGCCAGGGGTTCGCTACAACACAATGGAAATCTGATGTCCAAGACCGAGGTAGCTATGTTCGAGAAGGGGCACTAATTACTCTTCACCCCTGCAGCGTTGTTGCTACCTGAAAATTGACAGAAATAGAGAGGGGAGGCGAGACAGGAGAGGCATAGAGTGGAGGATGGAGTACATACGCACGGAAAACCTATGACGTCGCTACCGGTCTCGCTGTCAACGCGGCCGTCCCCGTCCTTGCGCCGTCTGCCACTACTGCCAGAGAAAGAGGAGGTGAGAGTGAGACGCAGGGTGAAGGAAGGGGTTGAGGTGAACCAACCAAGGTTGGTCATGGAAAGGAGGGAGCAAAGGTGGATGAGAGCATACCCGCGCATCGAATCCTCCACCGGCTACTATCCTCCTCCGCCCGGTGCGCAGGTGGTGCCTCTACTTCGTTTCCGTCAGGCTCTAGCTTTAGGTGGAGGGGAGCGAGGAGAGGCTCTCTCGTCTGCTCGGAAGATGCTGCGGTGGCTGGAGCCGCGCGCCGTTGTTTTGGAAGCGCGGCCCGTCGCATCCTACTCCGGTGACAGAGCGTCGGGCATGGGTGATGCATCACCAAAATAGGGAGCTCAGCGCCCGGAACCGCGTCGGTGCGGCGGCGTTGTCGTCGGCCATGTCGCCCGCGGCTAGGAGCTCTTTGCGGGCGCGCTCCTTGACTGAGAAGTGGACCATCCGCtcgcgcagcggcggcggggacGGGCGCTTGATGAGCTCCCACACGTCAGCGTACGGTGGCACGGCCGTAGGGGAGGCACGCAGGTGACCTTGTTGTCGGAGAGGCCAGGAGTCCAGAAGCCGAGATCCGCGACAATCGTGGGGCGGTGGCCGCGAGCGGCGAAGCGGCTTGAAGCGCTTGGAGGAGGGGATCCGCGGGAGGTGAGAGGCCATAGGAGGAGGTAGAGGCGTTGGAGCAGCTGGAGGCCGTCACCTCCTCCTATCCCTCCTCTCCATGGTGACGTCGGACGGTCGTCGCCGGACCAAGCTGGGGCGAGGTAAACGATGTGGAGGAGGTCGAACTGGAAGCAGATGTGGGGAGTCTCCAACAAATTGACACGACACCAGCTCGTTAGTTGGAGAGGGACACGCGGAGAGGACCCAAAATCCAGTCAAAGCGGTGTATGCCGAACAAAGACATGACGCCTGACAGAGCGTGCAATACCAATCAATCATCTTTAGAGTGGGTCCCAGCCACGTATGAGCTATGAGCACACAAGAAGAACCAAGGCAGCCTACCATACGAACTCTCAGCTTTGGCAGAAATTCTAGGGAGCACCAAACAGTCCACACAAATAAAACACAGAGCACCAAAGCCTTACGTGTCAGAACCAGGTTAATCCTCTAACCATCCCAAAATTCTGAGAAAAAAGAAGTTTGTTGCCAAATTAGTATAGTATATATAAATAAATTGAGCATTTCGTTTTCTTGGTGTACTACCAGGGTGTGAATTTAGCATGACCACTGCTTGTTCATTAAATTTTATGGTGAACATTCTTGGTACTACTTCATTTCATATTCATAAATAAATTGAGCATTTGATGCAGGCAAAAAGCATGCTGATTTTGTGGAGCAGCTTGTTCCAGCCTAGAGAGATAACATCCACGCACGATCCAAGATAAATATTTACACACACAAAAATACAAGGTAGCAGGCATGTGTGGTGTGGGACTGAAATAAACATGATGACGCGGTGGGCCTTGTTGGCTTCTTCTTCCATTCTTGGCGCAGCCGAAGCTCCCAGCTCGTCTGCTACTCCGGCCACGACCAGGAGAGCACTCCTGCTCTTCTCCACCTCACCTTTGaccctcgccgccgtcgccgcagcAGCTCAGCCCTCCTCCACTCCCTACTCCCAATCGAGGACCCTGCAGCTCGGCCTCGACAACAACGGGTGGGTACCTTCCATCGATCGTCTACTGCTATTCATGCCGATTCTGATTAGCAAGCAATTCCCATTGTCGTCATGCATGCAGGAAGATCAGGACATGCCCTTCCACCAATCCGGGCTGCGTGTGCACCAACCCCACCgtcggcgcctcctcctccgtcgcctCCCCGCTCATCATCCCGGACGCTACCTCCGCCGAGACCGCCGCTCAAGTACTCCAATTTTCATTCTCATTCACCTAGTTCGACTCAAAATTAGCTGACTCACAATTCACTCCCATGGCAGTCTTTGCGACAGGCCATCATGAAGACACAGAAGAATGTTGTCTTCAAAGTTGACCAGCAGACTCCTCACGGTATTTTCATCTGCGAGCCCCTTCTATGTTTATAAAACGGCCGAGATTTCTATGATTTTATCAGTTATGGCTTGGCTGCAACCATGCGTGCCACCCATTGAGTACAATTGTACAAAGCAaatgttgtactccctccgatattATGGATGGGAGGGAGTATGCTCTGAGTGCGTCCGCGTTCGTCTGTATATGAGAATGTATGCATGCAGGCCACTACATCCAGGCGGAGGTGGACGGCGGCTTTGGCCGGGACGTGATGgagtacctggtcaggaaggacgCCGGCGTGGTGGCCTACCGTTGCATCGCCACCAAGGTCACCTTCATTTACCCGTTCACCACCGCCGTCGGTGACTCGCGGGGGCAGGAGCAGAGGGTCGACTCCGTCGCACAGGAACTCGGGTGGTACGCGCCAGACATATCATCCTCCATCGACTTCGATGATGTTTCGACCTGATTCAGCTGAAGATACAAAGATGCACTATTGCAGAACATGTAAAAGGTTGAAGGATAATAATGCCGTCCTATATCACGGCTTGCCATAGATATGTATGTACCATAGCTGTCAATTTGTGTTTGGAAAACAAGAATCATTATAGGAATCTCGCAGATAACAAGCTAACTATGGAACGATTTTGGGGAAACTTTTGCATGTCAATGGCATCTCTTGTTTGAAAATACGGGTCCTTTCTCCGAAGGAACTTTCACCAAAGATAGGCACACTCAGGTGGCATACAAGGGGTGCAAGGGACTCGCATGTGATTGTACTGCAGCATTTTCCGGTTACATGCTGATCGAGCTTTCGAGTTCCCTAGGAAGAAGATGCAGGAGTCAGACAATAGAATAGGGAACTTGCTGGAGGAGGTGGGGAGTCTGGCGGAGAAATCTTCTAGCCAAAGTAAGTGTTTTCACAGGCACTTCACTTTCAGTTTCTTGTCCTTATGATGACATTCGATTCTTGCATTTTTCTCACACAGGGGAAGGAGAAATACTATCTTTGTGATTTTCTACTCTTTTTAAATTAATTGTTATTATAAGCCTAACTGAATGAGCAAGATGCAACATGGCTTCAGCGAATTCAGGTTTCCACACCTACTGAAGCTTCGCTGCAGTCTTCAGCTAATGGCTATGTTTTAGATCTTGGTTATATATAACGTGACGCTTGACATGGCACAACTTGTGCTACATTATAACATATGGCTGCGCGTTTAGATTTCCTGGGGCTGAAGAATCATGCATTCTTTTTAAAATTTCAGCAGGAGCAGATAGAAGAGGTAAACCAAAGAGTCATTCTTTTGGACGGTGGTGGCCTCCTTAGGGAGAGCCATAGACTGGAAGAAGGGAATCATCAGCTCCTCTTGCCAGAAGATGCCGTTTGTATTCCTTGTTCAGGTTAGCAAACGAGTTGCTTGCTTTGCTGTGCCAGATGTAAGGTAGAGCAGTCTTAGTAATACCCAGGCTCAAATGATCAGTAATAACATGTACTCGCAAAGATAACTCGGTACAGATAAAATTGCAGCAGGATAGGACGTACAAAACACGGTACCAGGAAGAATGTATTTGTGACTTGTAAGGGTTGTTAATTTCGTGATATACACCGAATCGTCCATGGCAATCTAATTATTCAATTTGCAGTTAGAAACGTTGCAAATTTTGAAGAAAATTAACATTTGGTTCCTTGGTGTACCATTTTGCCAACATATCATGCATCACAGCGACCAATAGGCTGGCCATCACGCATAACGCAGAAATACATCGTCCTGGAAtcatgccaagtttctttccaacTCCAATCTTCGGTACCAAGAGCTCCGACACATGGCTTCCTGGTGATAGAATTCAGAGGGTGATGAGGGACTGTGCGAGCAAAACACCAAAGTATGCTGCTCATCCTAGATAACCCAACGAGGGTGGTTATCAAGTGAAAGGATTTGAACCTTGAGCACAAGTCCAGGGCTAACACGGAAGTTAAGCTCATCGCTGGACAGAGCCGAGCCCATGCCCAACTTTAGGATACATGAAAAGAACAACGAAAAGGACCAATATATAGAACATAATATTAATgagtatgtatttctcttttgcctCGCACAGCCACACACACAAAATCCTGGTGATCTCTTATGCTTGTCTTTTTTCATTTTATAAGAATTTACACACAGATTTTGTTCTCAAATTAATCTTACACTTTTCTTCTTTGGAGTGGAAAGAATCTTGCCCTTGGAAAAACTGTTACTTCTCAGAGAACAATGCACTCGCTTATACACATTTTTCACGTTGGCAAGCAATGCTCTGCAATCAAATTTACATACAGCAACTACTGCTTCTGCCTTCCTTGCATACAACAACCACCTTCTGGCAGATCACCGTGTGTGTTATGTTAGGGTTTCTTTCCCTGCATCTGCTAACACAACAAGATAATTTTTGTTCATTCATCTTTGgtttggcaatttttttttttttttgaaaagcacTCTCTAATGCATAGCATCAGTAAGAGGAGCGGGAGGAAGCAGCTTGTTACCTTTCTAAggtacttcgcatgaagtttcaGTGCAGCCTCGCAAGCCTTCTTTGCATCCAAGTTCCCGTTAACATTGTTCAGTATCTAAAACAAAGAAAGAGATGTGGTAAACAAGATCAGCAAACCGAACTTCAGATCTACTAGAACCTATAATATAATCTTATTTCATTCTTAGTTCAGAATCCTAATAAGTGTTCCATTATAAAATAAGAAATATGGCTTCATCCCAGCTTACCCTTATAAGGTCATCTAACCCTCGGGCTTCTTGCAGGAGCTTCTGGCTGTTCTCCTTCAGAACACTAGCAACCAGGAAAACAGAGATAGGGACAGGGCCATCAACAGCGTTTGCACCATTCTTCAAGTTCGCCCTCTCGTACTTGCCAAACTGACGGGTGGGCTTTACTCTTGGCTTATGCCCTTGAGTTCTGTCAGTTGCAGCCCCGGCCTCTTCATATGTGGAGAACATGTCAGGATCATATTCTAGAGCCCACATCATCTGCGGACAGGAAATATGATCAGCTATCAATCAAACCCTTTATTTGCAAATGAGAGTTAAAACTTCAGGAAACAGTCCTTTAGACATTACAACCAGGGTAACACTTGGTTGGCCTTTACT encodes:
- the LOC124654834 gene encoding thylakoid lumenal 17.9 kDa protein, chloroplastic-like; the protein is MMTRWALLASSSILGAAEAPSSSATPATTRRALLLFSTSPLTLAAVAAAAQPSSTPYSQSRTLQLGLDNNGKIRTCPSTNPGCVCTNPTVGASSSVASPLIIPDATSAETAAQSLRQAIMKTQKNVVFKVDQQTPHGHYIQAEVDGGFGRDVMEYLVRKDAGVVAYRCIATKVTFIYPFTTAVGDSRGQEQRVDSVAQELGWYAPDISSSIDFDDVST